From the Kogia breviceps isolate mKogBre1 chromosome 3, mKogBre1 haplotype 1, whole genome shotgun sequence genome, one window contains:
- the POLG gene encoding DNA polymerase subunit gamma-1 isoform X1: MSRLLWRKVASATVGPGPVPAPGRWVSSSASVPVPSDGQPQPPPVPSSEGGQLRHNPLHIQMLSRGLHEQIFGHGGEMPGEAAVRRSVEHLQKHGLWGQPAAPLPDVELRLPPLYGGSLDQHFRLLAQKQSLPYLEAANLLLQAQLAPRPPSWAWAEGWTRYGPAGEAEPVAIPEERALVFDVEVCLAEGTCPTLAVAISPSAWYSWCSRRLVEERYSWTSQLSPADLIPLEVPASAGGPTQRDWQEQLVVGHNVCFDRAHIREQYLIRGSLMRFLDTMSMHMAISGLSSFQRSLWMAAKQGKRKARHPTQRGQKSQGKANGPAMSSWDWLDISSVNNLADVHSLYVGGPRLEKEPRELFVKGSMKDIRENFQDLMQYCAQDVWATYEVFQQQLPLFLERCPHPVTLAGMLEMGVSYLPVNQNWERYLAEAQSTYEELQWEMKKSLMDLANDACQLLSGERYKEDPWLWDLEWDLQEFKQKKAKKVKTKEPATASKLPVEGPEAPGDPKDQEDPGPPSEEEEFQRDVMARACLEQLRGTTELLPKRPQHLPGHPGWYRKLCPRLDDPAWTPGPSLLSLQMRVTPKLMALTWDGFPLHYSERHGWGYLVPGRRDNLAKVPPGSGLTSAGVACPYTAIESLYRKHCLEQGKQQLEPQEADLAEEFLLTDSSAMWQTVEEMGCLEVEAEARMENLRVAVPGQLPALTAAGGPKASQPAYHHGNGPYNDVDIPGCWFFKLPHKDGNSCNVGSPFAKDFLPKMEDGTLQAGPGGASGPRALEINKMISFWRNAHKRISSQMVVWLPRSALPRAVTRHPHYDEEGRYGAILPQVVTAGTITRRAVEPTWLTASNARADRVGSELKAMVQAPPGYVLVGADVDSQELWIAAVLGDAHFAGMHGCTAFGWMTLQGRKSRGTDLHSKTAATVGISREHAKVFNYGRIYGAGQPFAERLLMQFNHRLTRQEAAEKARQMYAVTKGLRRYRLSDEGEWLLRELDLPVNKTEDGWVSLQDLRKIQREASRKSQWKKWEVVAERAWMGGTESEMFNKLESIAMSDTPCTPVLGCRITRALEPSAVQGEFMTSRVNWVVQSSAVDYLHLMLVAMKWLFEEFAIDGRFCISIHDEVRYLVREEDRYRAALALQITNLLTRCMFAYKLGLNDLPQSVAFFSTVDIDQCLRKEVTMDCKTPSNPTGMERRYGIPEGEALDIYQIIELTKGSLEK; this comes from the exons ATGAGCCGCCTGCTCTGGAGGAAGGTGGCCAGCGCCACCGTCGGGCCAGGGCCGGTTCCAGCTCCGGGGCGTTGGGTCTCCAGCTCCGCCTCCGTCCCCGTCCCCAGCGACGGACAGCCGCAGCCGCCGCCAGTGCCGTCCTCGGAGGGCGGGCAGCTGCGGCACAACCCATTGCACATCCAGATGCTCTCGAGAGGGCTTCACGAGCAAATCTTCGGGCACGGCGGGGAGATGCCCGGCGAGGCCGCGGTGCGCCGCAGCGTCGAGCACCTGCAGAAGCACGGGCTCTGGGGGCAGCCGGCCGCGCCCTTGCCCGACGTGGAGCTGCGCCTGCCGCCCCTCTACGGGGGCAGCCTGGACCAGCACTTCCGCCTCCTGGCCCAGAAGCAGAGCCTGCCCTACCTGGAGGCGGCCAACTTGTTATTGCAGGCCCAGCTGGCCCCCCGGCCCCCGAGCTGGGCCTGGGCGGAGGGCTGGACCCGGTACGGCCCCGCGGGGGAGGCCGAACCCGTGGCCATCCCCGAGGAGCGGGCCCTGGTGTTCGACGTGGAGGTCTGCTTGGCAGAGGGAACTTGCCCCACATTGGCGGTGGCCATATCCCCCTCGGCCTG GTATTCCTGGTGCAGCCGGCGGCTGGTGGAAGAGCGTTACTCTTGGACCAGCCAGCTGTCGCCGGCTGACCTCATTCCCCTGGAGGTCCCTGCCAGTGCCGGCGGCCCCACCCAGCGAGACTGGCAGGAGCAGTTAGTGGTGGGGCACAACGTGTGCTTCGACCGGGCTCATATCAGGGAGCAGTACCTGATCCGG GGCTCCCTCATGCGCTTCCTGGACACCATGAGCATGCACATGGCCATCTCAGGGCTAAGCAGCTTCCAGCGCAGTCTGTGGATGGCAGCCAAGCAGGGCAAGCGCAAGGCCCGGCACCCCACACAGCGAGGCCAGAAATCCCAGGGCAAAGCCAACGGCCCAGCG ATGTCATCCTGGGACTGGCTGGACATCAGCAGTGTCAATAATCTGGCAGACGTGCACAGCCTCTACGTGGGGGGGCCTCGCTTAGAGAAGGAGCCCCGTGAGCTGTTTGTCAAGGGTAGCATGAAGGACATCCGTGAGAACTTCCAG GACCTGATGCAGTACTGTGCCCAGGACGTGTGGGCCACCTATGAGGTTTTCCAGCAGCAGCTACCGCTCTTCTTGGAGAG GTGTCCCCACCCGGTGACTCTGGCTGGCATGTTGGAGATGGGTGTCTCCTACCTGCCCGTCAACCAGAACTGGGAGCGTTACCTGGCGGAGGCACAGAGCACCTATGAGGAGCTCCAGTGGGAGATGAAGAAGTCGCTGATGGACCTGGCCAACGATGCCTGCCAGCTGCTCTCAGGAGAGAG GTACAAAGAAGATCCCTGGCTCTGGGACCTAGAGTGGGACCTACAGGAATTTAAGCAGAAGAAGGCAAAGAAGGTGAAGACGAAGGAGCCGGCCACAGCCAGCAAGTTGCCTGTCGAGGGGCCCGAGGCCCCTGGGGATCCCAAGGATCAGGAAG ACCCTGGCCCCCCCAGTGAGGAGGAGGAGTTTCAGCGAGATGTCATGGCCCGTGCCTGCTTGGAGCAGCTGAGGGGGACCACAGAGCTCCTGCCCAAGCGGCCCCAGCACCTTCCTGGGCACCCAGG GTGGTATCGGAAGCTCTGTCCCCGGCTAGATGACCCTGCGTGGACCCCAGGCCCTAGTCTTCTCAGTCTCCAGATGCGGGTCACACCTAAACTCATGGCGCTGACCTGGGACGGCTTCCCTCTGCACTACTCGGAGCGGCATGGCTGGGGATACCTGGTGCCCGGGCGGCGGGACAACCTGGCTAAGGTGCCACCAGGCAGCGGCCTAACGTCGGCTGGGGTGGCCTGCCCCTACAC AGCCATCGAGTCCCTGTACAGGAAGCACTGTCTTGAACAGGGGAAGCAGCAGCTGGAGCCACAGGAGGCAGACCTGGCTGAGGAGTTCCTGCTCACCGACAGCAGTGCCATGTGGCAGACG GTGGAAGAAATGGGCTGCTTAGAAGTGGAGGCCGAGGCCAGGATGGAGAACTTGCGAGTGGCAGTTCCAGGTCAACTCCCAGCTCTG ACTGCTGCTGGCGGCCCAAAAGCCAGCCAGCCAGCTTATCACCATGGCAACGGACCCTATAATGATGTGGATATCCCTGGCTGCTGGTTCTTCAAGCTGCCTCACAAG GATGGTAACAGCTGCAATGTGGGCAGTCCCTTTGCCAAAGACTTCCTGCCCAAGATGGAGGACGGCACCCTGCAGGCTGGCCCAGGAGGTGCCAGTGGGCCCCGTGCCTTGGAAATCaacaaaatgatttctttttggaGGAACGCCCATAAACGTATCAG CTCCCAGATGGTGGTGTGGCTGCCCAGGTCTGCTCTGCCCCGTGCTGTAACCAG GCACCCACACTATGATGAGGAAGGCCGCTATGGGGCCATCCTGCCCCAGGTCGTGACTGCTGGCACCATTACTCGACGGGCTGTAGAGCCCACGTGGCTCACTGCCAGCAATGCCCGG GCTGACCGAGTAGGCAGTGAGTTGAAGGCAATGGTGCAGGCTCCACCCGGCTACGTTCTCGTGGGTGCTGATGTGGACTCACAGGAGCTGTGGATTGCAGCTGTGCTTGGAGATGCCCACTTTGCCGGCATGCATG GCTGCACAGCCTTTGGGTGGATGACACTGCAGGGCAGGAAGAGCAGGGGCACCGATCTACACAGTAAGACAGCTGCCACAGTGGGTATCAGCCGTGAGCACGCCAAGGTCTTCAACTATGGCCGCATCTATGGAGCCGGGCAGCCCTTCGCTGAGCGCCTGCTCATGCAGTTCAACCACCGGCTCACGCGGCAGGAGGCAGCTGAGAAGGCCCGACAGATGTATGCGGTCACCAAGGGCCTCCGCAG atatCGGCTGTCAGATGAGGGCGAGTGGCTGCTGAGGGAGTTGGACCTCCCTGTGAACAAGACCGAGGATGGCTGGGTTTCCCTGCAGGATCTACGCAAGATCCAGAGAGAAGCTTCTAGGAA ATCACAATGGAAGAAGTGGGAGGTGGTTGCTGAACGAGCCTGGATGGGGGGCACAGAGTCAGAAATGTTCAATAAGCTGGAGAGCATTGCGATGTCTGACACACCATGTACCCCGGTGCTGGGCTGCCGCATCACCCGAGCCCTGGAGCCCTCTGCTGTCCAGGGGGAG TTTATGACCAGCCGTGTGAATTGGGTGGTGCAGAGCTCTGCTGTGGACTACTTACACCTCATGCTTGTGGCCATGAAGTGGCTGTTTGAGGAGTTTGCCATTGATGGGCGCTTCTGCATCAGCATCCATGATGAGGTTCGCTACCTGGTGAGGGAGGAGGACCGCTACCGCGCTGCCCTCGCCCTGCAGATCACCAACCTCTTGACCAG GTGCATGTTTGCCTACAAGCTGGGTCTGAATGACTTGCCCCAGTCAGTCGCCTTTTTCAGTACAGTCGATATCGACCAGTGCCTCAGGAAGGAAGTGACCATGGATTGTAAAACCCCTTCCAACCCAACTGGGATGGAAAGGAGATACGGGATTCCGGAGG GTGAAGCACTGGATATTTACCAGATAATTGAACTCACCAAAGGCTCCCTGGAAAAATGA
- the POLG gene encoding DNA polymerase subunit gamma-1 isoform X2 has protein sequence MSRLLWRKVASATVGPGPVPAPGRWVSSSASVPVPSDGQPQPPPVPSSEGGQLRHNPLHIQMLSRGLHEQIFGHGGEMPGEAAVRRSVEHLQKHGLWGQPAAPLPDVELRLPPLYGGSLDQHFRLLAQKQSLPYLEAANLLLQAQLAPRPPSWAWAEGWTRYGPAGEAEPVAIPEERALVFDVEVCLAEGTCPTLAVAISPSAWYSWCSRRLVEERYSWTSQLSPADLIPLEVPASAGGPTQRDWQEQLVVGHNVCFDRAHIREQYLIRGSLMRFLDTMSMHMAISGLSSFQRSLWMAAKQGKRKARHPTQRGQKSQGKANGPAMSSWDWLDISSVNNLADVHSLYVGGPRLEKEPRELFVKGSMKDIRENFQDLMQYCAQDVWATYEVFQQQLPLFLERCPHPVTLAGMLEMGVSYLPVNQNWERYLAEAQSTYEELQWEMKKSLMDLANDACQLLSGERYKEDPWLWDLEWDLQEFKQKKAKKVKTKEPATASKLPVEGPEAPGDPKDQEDPGPPSEEEEFQRDVMARACLEQLRGTTELLPKRPQHLPGHPGWYRKLCPRLDDPAWTPGPSLLSLQMRVTPKLMALTWDGFPLHYSERHGWGYLVPGRRDNLAKVPPGSGLTSAGVACPYTAIESLYRKHCLEQGKQQLEPQEADLAEEFLLTDSSAMWQTVEEMGCLEVEAEARMENLRVAVPGQLPALDGNSCNVGSPFAKDFLPKMEDGTLQAGPGGASGPRALEINKMISFWRNAHKRISSQMVVWLPRSALPRAVTRHPHYDEEGRYGAILPQVVTAGTITRRAVEPTWLTASNARADRVGSELKAMVQAPPGYVLVGADVDSQELWIAAVLGDAHFAGMHGCTAFGWMTLQGRKSRGTDLHSKTAATVGISREHAKVFNYGRIYGAGQPFAERLLMQFNHRLTRQEAAEKARQMYAVTKGLRRYRLSDEGEWLLRELDLPVNKTEDGWVSLQDLRKIQREASRKSQWKKWEVVAERAWMGGTESEMFNKLESIAMSDTPCTPVLGCRITRALEPSAVQGEFMTSRVNWVVQSSAVDYLHLMLVAMKWLFEEFAIDGRFCISIHDEVRYLVREEDRYRAALALQITNLLTRCMFAYKLGLNDLPQSVAFFSTVDIDQCLRKEVTMDCKTPSNPTGMERRYGIPEGEALDIYQIIELTKGSLEK, from the exons ATGAGCCGCCTGCTCTGGAGGAAGGTGGCCAGCGCCACCGTCGGGCCAGGGCCGGTTCCAGCTCCGGGGCGTTGGGTCTCCAGCTCCGCCTCCGTCCCCGTCCCCAGCGACGGACAGCCGCAGCCGCCGCCAGTGCCGTCCTCGGAGGGCGGGCAGCTGCGGCACAACCCATTGCACATCCAGATGCTCTCGAGAGGGCTTCACGAGCAAATCTTCGGGCACGGCGGGGAGATGCCCGGCGAGGCCGCGGTGCGCCGCAGCGTCGAGCACCTGCAGAAGCACGGGCTCTGGGGGCAGCCGGCCGCGCCCTTGCCCGACGTGGAGCTGCGCCTGCCGCCCCTCTACGGGGGCAGCCTGGACCAGCACTTCCGCCTCCTGGCCCAGAAGCAGAGCCTGCCCTACCTGGAGGCGGCCAACTTGTTATTGCAGGCCCAGCTGGCCCCCCGGCCCCCGAGCTGGGCCTGGGCGGAGGGCTGGACCCGGTACGGCCCCGCGGGGGAGGCCGAACCCGTGGCCATCCCCGAGGAGCGGGCCCTGGTGTTCGACGTGGAGGTCTGCTTGGCAGAGGGAACTTGCCCCACATTGGCGGTGGCCATATCCCCCTCGGCCTG GTATTCCTGGTGCAGCCGGCGGCTGGTGGAAGAGCGTTACTCTTGGACCAGCCAGCTGTCGCCGGCTGACCTCATTCCCCTGGAGGTCCCTGCCAGTGCCGGCGGCCCCACCCAGCGAGACTGGCAGGAGCAGTTAGTGGTGGGGCACAACGTGTGCTTCGACCGGGCTCATATCAGGGAGCAGTACCTGATCCGG GGCTCCCTCATGCGCTTCCTGGACACCATGAGCATGCACATGGCCATCTCAGGGCTAAGCAGCTTCCAGCGCAGTCTGTGGATGGCAGCCAAGCAGGGCAAGCGCAAGGCCCGGCACCCCACACAGCGAGGCCAGAAATCCCAGGGCAAAGCCAACGGCCCAGCG ATGTCATCCTGGGACTGGCTGGACATCAGCAGTGTCAATAATCTGGCAGACGTGCACAGCCTCTACGTGGGGGGGCCTCGCTTAGAGAAGGAGCCCCGTGAGCTGTTTGTCAAGGGTAGCATGAAGGACATCCGTGAGAACTTCCAG GACCTGATGCAGTACTGTGCCCAGGACGTGTGGGCCACCTATGAGGTTTTCCAGCAGCAGCTACCGCTCTTCTTGGAGAG GTGTCCCCACCCGGTGACTCTGGCTGGCATGTTGGAGATGGGTGTCTCCTACCTGCCCGTCAACCAGAACTGGGAGCGTTACCTGGCGGAGGCACAGAGCACCTATGAGGAGCTCCAGTGGGAGATGAAGAAGTCGCTGATGGACCTGGCCAACGATGCCTGCCAGCTGCTCTCAGGAGAGAG GTACAAAGAAGATCCCTGGCTCTGGGACCTAGAGTGGGACCTACAGGAATTTAAGCAGAAGAAGGCAAAGAAGGTGAAGACGAAGGAGCCGGCCACAGCCAGCAAGTTGCCTGTCGAGGGGCCCGAGGCCCCTGGGGATCCCAAGGATCAGGAAG ACCCTGGCCCCCCCAGTGAGGAGGAGGAGTTTCAGCGAGATGTCATGGCCCGTGCCTGCTTGGAGCAGCTGAGGGGGACCACAGAGCTCCTGCCCAAGCGGCCCCAGCACCTTCCTGGGCACCCAGG GTGGTATCGGAAGCTCTGTCCCCGGCTAGATGACCCTGCGTGGACCCCAGGCCCTAGTCTTCTCAGTCTCCAGATGCGGGTCACACCTAAACTCATGGCGCTGACCTGGGACGGCTTCCCTCTGCACTACTCGGAGCGGCATGGCTGGGGATACCTGGTGCCCGGGCGGCGGGACAACCTGGCTAAGGTGCCACCAGGCAGCGGCCTAACGTCGGCTGGGGTGGCCTGCCCCTACAC AGCCATCGAGTCCCTGTACAGGAAGCACTGTCTTGAACAGGGGAAGCAGCAGCTGGAGCCACAGGAGGCAGACCTGGCTGAGGAGTTCCTGCTCACCGACAGCAGTGCCATGTGGCAGACG GTGGAAGAAATGGGCTGCTTAGAAGTGGAGGCCGAGGCCAGGATGGAGAACTTGCGAGTGGCAGTTCCAGGTCAACTCCCAGCTCTG GATGGTAACAGCTGCAATGTGGGCAGTCCCTTTGCCAAAGACTTCCTGCCCAAGATGGAGGACGGCACCCTGCAGGCTGGCCCAGGAGGTGCCAGTGGGCCCCGTGCCTTGGAAATCaacaaaatgatttctttttggaGGAACGCCCATAAACGTATCAG CTCCCAGATGGTGGTGTGGCTGCCCAGGTCTGCTCTGCCCCGTGCTGTAACCAG GCACCCACACTATGATGAGGAAGGCCGCTATGGGGCCATCCTGCCCCAGGTCGTGACTGCTGGCACCATTACTCGACGGGCTGTAGAGCCCACGTGGCTCACTGCCAGCAATGCCCGG GCTGACCGAGTAGGCAGTGAGTTGAAGGCAATGGTGCAGGCTCCACCCGGCTACGTTCTCGTGGGTGCTGATGTGGACTCACAGGAGCTGTGGATTGCAGCTGTGCTTGGAGATGCCCACTTTGCCGGCATGCATG GCTGCACAGCCTTTGGGTGGATGACACTGCAGGGCAGGAAGAGCAGGGGCACCGATCTACACAGTAAGACAGCTGCCACAGTGGGTATCAGCCGTGAGCACGCCAAGGTCTTCAACTATGGCCGCATCTATGGAGCCGGGCAGCCCTTCGCTGAGCGCCTGCTCATGCAGTTCAACCACCGGCTCACGCGGCAGGAGGCAGCTGAGAAGGCCCGACAGATGTATGCGGTCACCAAGGGCCTCCGCAG atatCGGCTGTCAGATGAGGGCGAGTGGCTGCTGAGGGAGTTGGACCTCCCTGTGAACAAGACCGAGGATGGCTGGGTTTCCCTGCAGGATCTACGCAAGATCCAGAGAGAAGCTTCTAGGAA ATCACAATGGAAGAAGTGGGAGGTGGTTGCTGAACGAGCCTGGATGGGGGGCACAGAGTCAGAAATGTTCAATAAGCTGGAGAGCATTGCGATGTCTGACACACCATGTACCCCGGTGCTGGGCTGCCGCATCACCCGAGCCCTGGAGCCCTCTGCTGTCCAGGGGGAG TTTATGACCAGCCGTGTGAATTGGGTGGTGCAGAGCTCTGCTGTGGACTACTTACACCTCATGCTTGTGGCCATGAAGTGGCTGTTTGAGGAGTTTGCCATTGATGGGCGCTTCTGCATCAGCATCCATGATGAGGTTCGCTACCTGGTGAGGGAGGAGGACCGCTACCGCGCTGCCCTCGCCCTGCAGATCACCAACCTCTTGACCAG GTGCATGTTTGCCTACAAGCTGGGTCTGAATGACTTGCCCCAGTCAGTCGCCTTTTTCAGTACAGTCGATATCGACCAGTGCCTCAGGAAGGAAGTGACCATGGATTGTAAAACCCCTTCCAACCCAACTGGGATGGAAAGGAGATACGGGATTCCGGAGG GTGAAGCACTGGATATTTACCAGATAATTGAACTCACCAAAGGCTCCCTGGAAAAATGA